One window of Bacillus sp. THAF10 genomic DNA carries:
- a CDS encoding Asp23/Gls24 family envelope stress response protein, with product MSERNLLEMENNNSLGKVEIAPEVIEVIAGIAASEVDGVSQMRGNFAAGVAERLGKKNHGKGVKVDLSEEGIKVDVFCVMQFGISIPTVAQKVQDNIRQALLNMTALEVAEVNIHVVGVQFETQKNEVEVEQEV from the coding sequence ATGAGTGAGAGAAACTTATTAGAAATGGAAAATAACAATTCTCTTGGAAAAGTAGAAATTGCTCCAGAAGTAATTGAAGTAATTGCAGGTATTGCTGCATCTGAAGTAGATGGTGTCTCGCAAATGCGTGGAAACTTTGCAGCAGGTGTTGCAGAAAGACTTGGTAAAAAGAATCACGGCAAAGGTGTAAAAGTGGACCTTTCCGAAGAAGGAATAAAAGTAGATGTGTTCTGCGTAATGCAATTTGGGATTTCCATTCCAACTGTTGCTCAAAAAGTCCAGGATAATATCCGTCAGGCTCTACTGAACATGACTGCTTTAGAAGTAGCAGAAGTGAATATTCATGTGGTTGGCGTTCAATTTGAAACGCAAAAAAATGAAGTGGAAGTTGAACAAGAGGTTTAA
- the spoIIIAB gene encoding stage III sporulation protein SpoIIIAB: MIKILGAALILAATTWVGFEAARHLMERPRQLRQLKVALQSLEAEIMYGHTPLADAARNISKQLEKPLSWFFEGFSYKLDKSSLTVREAWQESLEDIWTSTAYKNAELEIMKQFGETLGQHDRYTQQKHIQLALTHLEREELDARDKQSRYERMIKSLGVLSGLLLVILLF; this comes from the coding sequence ATGATCAAAATCTTAGGAGCAGCATTAATCCTAGCAGCCACAACCTGGGTAGGCTTTGAAGCGGCAAGGCATCTAATGGAAAGGCCTCGTCAACTGCGGCAGCTTAAGGTTGCCTTACAATCACTAGAGGCTGAAATCATGTATGGACATACCCCTCTAGCCGATGCAGCTAGAAACATATCGAAACAGTTAGAAAAACCACTATCATGGTTTTTCGAGGGTTTCTCGTATAAATTGGACAAATCAAGCCTGACCGTTAGAGAAGCATGGCAAGAAAGCCTGGAGGATATTTGGACATCCACAGCATACAAAAATGCAGAGCTTGAAATCATGAAGCAGTTCGGGGAAACGCTCGGTCAACATGATCGGTACACGCAACAAAAGCATATCCAACTTGCTCTCACTCATTTAGAAAGGGAAGAATTGGATGCACGAGACAAACAATCCCGTTACGAACGGATGATCAAAAGCCTTGGTGTGCTGTCAGGGTTATTGCTTGTTATTTTACTATTCTAA
- a CDS encoding YqhV family protein, with protein MRKIFAHFDQTVLSMAGIRVFSGLLEITAAIIMLSLNDVKKAIVVNSMLAVVGPLIFISTMMIGLISMANEISLSKLIYIGIGAGFILYGIYK; from the coding sequence ATGAGAAAAATCTTTGCTCACTTTGATCAAACCGTATTATCGATGGCTGGTATTAGAGTTTTTTCTGGCTTGTTAGAAATTACGGCAGCCATCATTATGCTAAGTCTAAATGATGTGAAAAAGGCCATTGTCGTAAATTCCATGCTGGCAGTGGTAGGACCGTTAATTTTCATCTCTACGATGATGATTGGTTTGATTAGTATGGCGAACGAAATATCCTTATCGAAATTAATCTATATTGGTATAGGTGCAGGATTTATCTTATATGGCATCTATAAATAG
- a CDS encoding BCCT family transporter: protein MKSVGKVFWISVVLSGIFVMIGVLFPESFSEAMNEANTFILQIFGWFYQLAATFFLLFALFLIFSKYGKIRLGKNEDRPEYSTLTWFAMLFSAGMGIGLVFYGVAEPISHFAEPPYGEGGTVASAKLALRYTFLHWGFHAWAIYATIALSIAYFKFRKGAPGLMSATLSPIFGDKTKGTLGNIVDIVAVFATVFGVCASLGLGAQQINGGLNFLFGIPNTFLIQLSIMAVVTVLFIISAGTGLSKGIRYLSNANMIIATILLFLFLLIGPTTFLLNLFTTTLGEYVQHLPSMGLRLSPFNKEDAEWIQGWTIFYWAWWISWSPFVGSFIARVSKGRTVRQFVIAVLLVPSLVCAFWFCIFGGTGIHLELYQGAEVSSQSFETALFYVYKLLPYGTLLSFITILLIATFFITSADSATFVLGMQTTNGNLNPPFFVKLIWGLILAASAVVLMYSGGLEGLQTAIIVSAFPLTFVLILMAFAIVKAFRVEMKGKVKESRK, encoded by the coding sequence ATGAAAAGCGTGGGTAAGGTGTTTTGGATTTCAGTTGTACTATCAGGGATATTTGTGATGATAGGTGTCCTTTTTCCGGAATCATTTAGTGAGGCGATGAACGAGGCTAATACTTTTATACTCCAAATCTTTGGATGGTTTTATCAGCTTGCTGCCACTTTCTTCTTACTGTTTGCCTTATTTTTGATTTTCAGCAAATATGGAAAAATACGGCTTGGTAAAAATGAAGACCGTCCGGAGTATTCGACTTTAACCTGGTTTGCCATGCTTTTTAGTGCAGGTATGGGTATTGGACTTGTTTTTTATGGAGTAGCAGAGCCTATTTCTCATTTTGCAGAGCCTCCATATGGAGAAGGTGGTACAGTGGCATCTGCTAAGCTTGCACTACGATACACCTTTTTGCATTGGGGTTTCCACGCTTGGGCCATTTATGCGACCATTGCGTTATCAATCGCCTATTTCAAATTCAGAAAAGGCGCACCAGGGCTGATGAGTGCCACACTTTCTCCGATATTTGGGGATAAAACAAAAGGGACACTTGGAAATATTGTTGATATTGTTGCCGTCTTTGCAACGGTGTTTGGGGTCTGTGCGTCTTTAGGATTAGGAGCGCAACAGATAAATGGAGGATTAAACTTTTTGTTTGGTATTCCTAATACATTTCTCATTCAATTAAGTATTATGGCTGTTGTAACGGTGCTCTTTATCATATCTGCAGGCACGGGACTGTCAAAAGGGATACGATATTTGAGTAATGCAAATATGATTATCGCAACGATTCTTTTGTTTCTGTTTCTTTTAATTGGTCCGACTACCTTTTTACTAAACCTGTTTACCACCACATTAGGTGAATATGTTCAACATCTCCCTAGTATGGGACTTAGATTATCTCCGTTTAATAAAGAAGATGCAGAATGGATACAAGGGTGGACCATTTTTTACTGGGCTTGGTGGATATCTTGGTCTCCATTTGTCGGCTCATTTATTGCTAGAGTTTCAAAGGGAAGAACTGTTCGCCAGTTTGTGATAGCAGTATTGCTTGTACCTTCCTTGGTTTGTGCTTTTTGGTTTTGTATTTTTGGCGGTACTGGAATTCACCTGGAGTTGTACCAAGGAGCGGAGGTTTCCTCGCAAAGCTTTGAAACGGCACTTTTTTATGTGTATAAGCTCTTACCATACGGAACCTTACTTTCCTTTATCACCATCTTGCTTATTGCTACCTTTTTTATAACAAGTGCCGACTCTGCAACCTTTGTGTTGGGAATGCAGACAACAAATGGCAATTTAAATCCGCCTTTTTTTGTAAAATTGATTTGGGGACTGATTTTGGCAGCTTCTGCAGTGGTGTTAATGTATTCAGGTGGACTAGAGGGACTTCAAACTGCGATTATCGTCAGTGCTTTTCCATTAACCTTCGTGCTTATCTTGATGGCATTTGCAATCGTAAAAGCGTTTAGAGTAGAAATGAAAGGAAAAGTAAAAGAAAGCAGGAAGTGA
- the spoIIIAD gene encoding stage III sporulation protein AD has protein sequence MEILQIVGIGLIATFLALIVKEQKPTYAFMLVVFVGCAIFLFLVDQVFEVIRMLERIALKANVNLIYVETILKIIGIAYIAEFGAQITKDAGQGAIASKIELAGKILILAMAVPILTVIIETIVNLIPS, from the coding sequence ATCGAAATCCTTCAAATAGTCGGTATAGGATTAATTGCAACCTTTCTAGCCTTAATTGTAAAAGAACAAAAACCGACTTATGCGTTTATGCTTGTGGTGTTTGTCGGCTGCGCAATTTTTTTATTTTTGGTTGATCAAGTGTTTGAAGTGATAAGGATGCTCGAGCGTATTGCATTAAAGGCAAACGTCAATCTCATCTATGTCGAAACGATCCTTAAAATTATTGGTATTGCCTATATTGCAGAATTTGGAGCGCAAATTACGAAAGATGCTGGCCAAGGAGCCATTGCCTCCAAAATTGAACTAGCGGGCAAAATTCTCATTCTAGCAATGGCGGTCCCTATCCTTACCGTCATTATTGAAACCATCGTAAACTTAATTCCTTCATGA
- the spoIIIAE gene encoding stage III sporulation protein AE has protein sequence MKYVYVIVVAIILLLFLPLEVVQASPSSPSELVTDQMEEIDVQDIKLYWEEVMKEYGGFLPESQKGSFMEFVKGDKSFSLKEWSKGLIKYIFHELLANGKLLGSLILLTIFSMFLQNLQNAFEQKTVSKVAYAVVFMVLIIIALNSFHIVISYTQDAITAMTGFIIALVPLLIALIASSGGLVSAAFFHPIILFLMNTCGLLIQYVVLPLLFLAAILSIVSTLSEQYKVTKLAQLLRNVSIGILGIYLTIFLGVISVQGATAAVADGIAIRTAKFVTGNFIPVIGRMFTDATDTVITASLLLKNTVGILGVTILILLAAFPAMKILAIAIIYKLAAALLQPLGGGPVISCLDIIGKSIIYIFAALAIVSFMFFLTITVIVAAGNITMMVR, from the coding sequence ATGAAATATGTTTATGTAATAGTTGTAGCCATCATCCTTCTACTTTTCCTTCCACTTGAAGTGGTACAAGCCTCTCCCTCGTCACCATCAGAGCTAGTTACAGACCAAATGGAAGAGATAGATGTACAAGACATCAAGCTTTATTGGGAAGAAGTAATGAAAGAGTATGGTGGGTTTCTACCTGAGAGTCAAAAAGGATCCTTCATGGAATTTGTAAAAGGGGACAAGTCCTTCTCTTTAAAGGAATGGTCAAAAGGGTTAATAAAATATATCTTTCATGAACTTCTCGCCAATGGAAAGCTTCTAGGAAGTCTTATTCTTCTAACAATCTTCAGTATGTTTCTGCAAAACTTACAAAACGCATTTGAACAAAAAACCGTTAGTAAAGTTGCCTATGCGGTTGTTTTCATGGTCCTCATCATCATCGCCTTGAACAGCTTTCATATCGTCATCTCCTACACGCAAGATGCTATCACGGCCATGACTGGATTTATTATCGCTCTCGTTCCGCTCTTGATTGCACTAATTGCATCATCTGGTGGTCTGGTCTCAGCTGCATTCTTTCATCCAATCATTCTTTTTTTAATGAATACATGTGGACTTCTCATTCAATATGTTGTCCTGCCCTTATTGTTTCTCGCTGCTATCTTGAGCATTGTTAGTACATTAAGCGAGCAATATAAAGTAACAAAGCTTGCTCAGCTATTACGGAATGTAAGCATCGGGATTTTAGGAATCTACTTGACGATTTTTCTAGGTGTTATTTCTGTACAAGGAGCAACAGCTGCAGTCGCTGATGGAATCGCCATACGAACAGCAAAGTTCGTAACCGGAAATTTCATCCCTGTCATTGGGAGGATGTTTACCGATGCTACAGACACCGTTATTACGGCTTCGCTACTATTAAAAAACACCGTCGGGATACTTGGGGTCACAATCTTAATTCTTCTTGCTGCCTTTCCAGCCATGAAAATTTTAGCTATAGCGATTATATATAAGCTAGCAGCAGCATTGTTGCAGCCCCTAGGTGGAGGACCAGTCATCTCATGCCTTGATATTATCGGAAAAAGTATCATCTACATTTTCGCAGCCCTAGCCATTGTCTCTTTTATGTTTTTCTTAACAATAACCGTCATCGTTGCTGCTGGTAATATTACCATGATGGTCAGGTAG
- a CDS encoding SpoIIIAH-like family protein has protein sequence MLLKKQTVWLLTMLSLVFVLSAYYFIGDQKANDQMATNPADNEAVENQDGGDGEDAQAGAVGEEGEEGAEGTDGDDSAVVKYISTDETFAEMRYELENLRSEHRQNLKDIMASTDLPAEEISKAADQYNELAQIQEKELILESTIRTREDVEDALVRVTDGKIRVTVKPKGEHTVQMANEIHHLIRKEFSNVRNENIAFEFSNPADTGE, from the coding sequence ATGTTACTTAAAAAACAAACCGTTTGGTTACTAACCATGCTGAGTCTAGTATTTGTTTTGTCAGCCTACTACTTTATTGGGGATCAAAAAGCCAATGACCAAATGGCAACCAATCCAGCTGATAACGAAGCTGTTGAAAATCAAGATGGTGGTGACGGCGAAGATGCACAAGCTGGTGCAGTTGGTGAAGAGGGTGAGGAAGGAGCAGAGGGTACGGATGGGGATGATAGTGCTGTTGTAAAATACATCTCTACAGATGAAACCTTTGCAGAAATGCGTTATGAACTTGAAAACCTTCGTAGTGAGCATCGTCAAAACTTAAAAGATATTATGGCAAGCACAGATTTGCCAGCAGAAGAAATTTCTAAGGCAGCGGACCAATACAATGAGCTTGCACAAATTCAGGAAAAAGAGCTTATACTGGAATCTACAATCCGTACACGTGAGGACGTAGAAGATGCTCTAGTCCGTGTGACTGATGGGAAAATCCGTGTAACAGTGAAACCTAAAGGTGAGCATACGGTGCAAATGGCAAATGAAATTCATCACCTCATTCGTAAGGAATTCTCCAATGTTAGAAACGAAAATATCGCCTTTGAATTTAGTAATCCAGCAGATACTGGAGAATAA
- the accB gene encoding acetyl-CoA carboxylase biotin carboxyl carrier protein: MLKIQEIREIIKLIDQSNIDEFTYENEGAKIKLKKHDVQTVVNAQPVAVAPQTAPAAQPQAQAAAPAPQAAPQEEAKPTAEAPKQDDANLHKITSPMVGTFYSSPSPDADVYVKTGDKVSENSVVCIVEAMKLFNEIEAEVKGEIVEVLAENGQLVEYGQPLFLVKTV; encoded by the coding sequence ATGTTGAAGATTCAAGAAATCAGAGAAATAATAAAGTTGATTGACCAATCCAATATAGATGAGTTCACCTACGAGAACGAGGGCGCAAAAATTAAACTAAAGAAACATGATGTGCAAACTGTTGTAAACGCTCAACCTGTTGCTGTTGCGCCACAAACAGCACCTGCAGCACAGCCACAAGCTCAGGCTGCTGCACCTGCTCCACAAGCAGCGCCACAAGAGGAAGCAAAACCAACAGCCGAAGCACCAAAACAAGATGATGCCAATTTACATAAAATTACCTCTCCAATGGTAGGTACGTTTTATTCTTCTCCTTCCCCAGATGCAGATGTTTATGTGAAAACTGGGGACAAGGTTTCTGAGAATAGCGTTGTGTGTATTGTAGAAGCCATGAAGCTGTTCAATGAAATTGAAGCAGAAGTAAAGGGTGAAATTGTAGAGGTATTGGCTGAAAATGGCCAGTTGGTTGAATATGGTCAACCTTTATTCCTTGTAAAAACAGTATAA
- the spoIIIAA gene encoding stage III sporulation protein AA has translation MLESIVKVLPEEIANIILTLPTQTVEQLEEIRIRINRPIELIANGKPQFPPYFITPEDAMYILNKIGKFSIYALEEELKRGYITISGGHRVGLAGKVITNNGNVKAIRDVSSFNIRIAKQKIGVASALIPHLYTDRWLSTMIIGAPQTGKTTMLRDLARYMSTGDEKCGITSCKVGIVDERSEIAGSVNGVPQHDLGIRVDVLDGCPKAEGMMMMIRSMSPEVIVVDEIGRQEDSMAAIEAVHAGVGLLMSVHAFSFEDIKNRPSLKGILSLQTVKRFVELSRENGPGSIKRIVNEFGEEIYRGERVRV, from the coding sequence ATGCTTGAGAGTATTGTCAAGGTGCTTCCAGAAGAAATAGCAAACATCATTCTTACACTTCCCACACAAACCGTTGAGCAGCTAGAAGAAATTAGAATTAGAATCAACCGCCCAATAGAGCTAATCGCAAATGGAAAACCGCAATTTCCACCATATTTCATAACACCTGAGGATGCCATGTACATTCTCAACAAAATAGGGAAATTTTCCATTTATGCACTTGAGGAAGAATTAAAGCGAGGGTATATAACGATTTCAGGAGGTCACAGAGTTGGACTGGCCGGTAAGGTCATAACGAACAATGGAAACGTAAAAGCAATTAGGGATGTGTCTTCTTTCAATATTAGGATAGCGAAACAAAAAATTGGTGTCGCTTCCGCTCTCATCCCCCATCTTTATACGGATAGATGGCTGAGTACCATGATTATCGGTGCTCCCCAAACCGGTAAAACTACCATGCTCAGAGATCTTGCGAGATATATGAGTACTGGTGATGAAAAGTGTGGGATCACTTCCTGCAAAGTTGGCATTGTGGATGAACGTTCCGAAATTGCCGGTAGTGTGAATGGTGTACCTCAGCATGACCTAGGCATTAGGGTAGACGTTCTCGATGGGTGTCCAAAGGCAGAAGGCATGATGATGATGATTCGCTCCATGAGCCCAGAGGTCATTGTTGTAGATGAGATTGGCAGACAAGAAGATAGCATGGCAGCGATTGAAGCAGTTCATGCGGGGGTGGGCCTGTTAATGTCCGTTCATGCATTCTCTTTCGAGGACATAAAAAATCGTCCAAGCTTAAAAGGGATACTTTCTTTACAAACGGTGAAAAGATTTGTGGAACTAAGCAGGGAAAATGGTCCTGGTTCCATCAAAAGGATTGTAAATGAGTTTGGTGAGGAGATTTATAGAGGAGAGAGAGTGAGGGTATGA
- the accC gene encoding acetyl-CoA carboxylase biotin carboxylase subunit gives MIKKLLIANRGEIAVRIIRACKELNIETVAIYSEADKESLHVQLADEAYCVGPKASKDSYLNFTNVISVAKLTGSDAIHPGYGFLAENSDFAELCRECNITFVGPSPEAISKMGTKDVARETMRLANVPIVPGSQGIIENIADGVSIANDIGYPVIIKATAGGGGKGIRVARDEAELKKGISITQQEASTAFGNPGVYLEKFIEDFRHVEIQVLADSHGNTIHLGERDCSIQRRLQKLVEETPSPVLDEETRAKMGDAAVKAAEAVDYTGAGTIEFIYDYVNKKFYFMEMNTRIQVEHPVTEMVTGVDLIKEQIKVASGERLSLRQEDVVFNGWSIECRINAENPEKNFMPSPGKIEMYLPPGGLGVRVDSAVYPGYSIPPYYDSMVAKLITYGATREEAVLRMRRALSEFIIEGVHTTIPFHLKLMDHEKFKDGDFNTKFLEKYDVMNS, from the coding sequence ATGATAAAAAAATTATTGATTGCAAACAGAGGAGAAATCGCCGTACGAATCATTCGTGCGTGTAAAGAATTAAATATTGAGACAGTTGCCATCTATTCAGAAGCGGACAAAGAATCTCTTCATGTCCAGCTAGCAGATGAGGCATATTGCGTTGGTCCAAAAGCTTCTAAGGATAGCTACTTAAACTTTACCAATGTAATCAGTGTCGCTAAATTAACAGGTTCAGATGCCATTCACCCTGGGTATGGGTTTTTAGCAGAGAACTCCGATTTTGCAGAGCTTTGCAGAGAGTGCAATATTACGTTTGTTGGTCCAAGCCCAGAGGCGATTAGTAAAATGGGAACAAAAGATGTAGCAAGAGAGACGATGCGTCTGGCAAATGTTCCGATTGTTCCTGGTTCACAAGGAATCATCGAAAATATTGCTGATGGAGTTTCCATTGCAAATGATATCGGCTATCCTGTCATCATTAAAGCAACTGCAGGTGGTGGCGGAAAAGGAATTCGTGTGGCAAGAGATGAAGCAGAACTGAAAAAAGGCATCTCCATTACGCAGCAGGAGGCATCCACAGCATTCGGTAATCCTGGCGTGTACCTTGAGAAGTTTATTGAAGATTTTCGCCACGTAGAAATTCAAGTCCTAGCAGACAGCCACGGCAATACGATTCACCTTGGAGAGCGTGATTGCTCCATCCAGCGACGTCTGCAAAAACTCGTAGAAGAAACTCCATCGCCGGTTCTGGATGAAGAAACCCGTGCGAAAATGGGAGATGCAGCAGTAAAAGCAGCTGAGGCGGTAGACTATACTGGTGCAGGTACGATAGAATTTATTTATGACTATGTGAATAAGAAATTCTACTTCATGGAAATGAATACCCGAATTCAAGTGGAGCACCCGGTTACCGAAATGGTAACAGGGGTCGATCTCATTAAAGAGCAGATTAAGGTAGCATCAGGTGAAAGATTGTCTCTTCGCCAAGAAGATGTAGTCTTTAACGGCTGGTCCATCGAGTGTCGTATTAATGCAGAGAATCCGGAAAAGAACTTTATGCCTTCACCAGGTAAAATCGAAATGTACCTTCCTCCAGGTGGACTAGGAGTGCGTGTGGATTCAGCAGTGTACCCTGGGTATAGCATTCCTCCTTATTATGATTCGATGGTTGCTAAGCTCATTACGTATGGAGCGACACGGGAAGAGGCAGTTTTACGAATGAGACGTGCATTAAGTGAATTTATTATAGAAGGAGTTCATACAACGATTCCTTTCCATCTGAAACTAATGGATCACGAGAAGTTTAAAGATGGAGATTTCAATACGAAATTTCTTGAAAAATATGATGTCATGAATTCCTAA
- the nusB gene encoding transcription antitermination factor NusB yields MKRSKAREKALQAIFQMDLSDIPPEEAMANVLEENEQVDEFLKSIVIGTKEHAEEIDSTLKSHLEKWSLERLGTVDRTILRMATYEMIYVEEIPVNVTMNEAIELAKTFGDDKSSGFINAVLSKVKERLEK; encoded by the coding sequence ATGAAACGTAGTAAAGCAAGGGAAAAAGCACTTCAGGCAATTTTTCAAATGGACCTTAGTGATATTCCGCCAGAAGAAGCAATGGCAAACGTACTAGAAGAGAATGAACAAGTAGATGAATTTCTAAAGAGCATTGTCATCGGTACAAAAGAACATGCAGAAGAAATTGATTCTACATTGAAAAGTCACCTGGAAAAATGGTCGCTCGAGCGTTTAGGCACGGTCGATCGCACTATTTTGCGAATGGCTACATATGAGATGATCTATGTAGAAGAAATTCCAGTGAATGTGACTATGAATGAAGCAATCGAGCTAGCAAAAACATTTGGTGATGATAAATCAAGTGGTTTTATCAATGCAGTACTTTCGAAGGTGAAGGAACGCTTAGAAAAATAG
- the spoIIIAF gene encoding stage III sporulation protein AF: MLTEWITSIILFILLATVVEMLLPNSAMQKYTKLVIGLLLIVVVLSPILKLFSTDIDELFAKMATMPSYSSEEITENLIEMKKKEIQASHAAYILDRWAVLMKDDVEGELRETYGLSVKNLNIVVKNEEQLTTMPLEENIESVEILLGAPDEETAISVIKPVHIDTSRPDEAASSTKEEKKVVNFLADRWHLQPTTISVAVEGGD, from the coding sequence ATGTTAACAGAATGGATCACCAGTATTATCCTATTTATACTTCTTGCCACCGTAGTGGAAATGCTTCTACCAAACTCGGCAATGCAAAAATATACAAAGCTCGTGATTGGATTACTATTAATTGTTGTTGTCTTATCCCCAATCTTAAAGCTTTTCTCTACCGATATAGATGAACTTTTTGCAAAAATGGCTACCATGCCCTCTTACTCCTCGGAAGAAATTACAGAAAATTTAATAGAAATGAAGAAAAAAGAAATACAAGCCTCACATGCTGCATACATTTTAGATAGGTGGGCTGTCCTAATGAAAGACGATGTGGAGGGGGAGTTGAGGGAGACCTATGGTTTAAGTGTGAAGAACCTAAATATTGTAGTGAAAAACGAAGAACAATTAACAACCATGCCATTGGAAGAAAACATAGAATCTGTTGAGATTCTACTAGGAGCGCCTGACGAAGAGACAGCCATTTCTGTCATAAAACCTGTTCATATTGACACCTCCAGACCTGACGAAGCAGCTTCTTCCACAAAGGAAGAAAAAAAAGTAGTAAACTTCCTAGCAGATCGCTGGCACTTACAACCAACAACTATTTCAGTAGCAGTGGAAGGGGGGGATTAG
- the spoIIIAG gene encoding stage III sporulation protein AG, translated as MEKKNQDFLTWLKNLLSQSSVKKGKYPYMLVILSIGVGLMLFSTLFFGDDRADAPDDGILPAMKQEETNDETVFGHTDDANAPTTISDYEAHFENQLKDALEAIIGVNDVSVVVNVDASAQKVFQRNTTTTEQTTTETDTNGGKRDVTDTSKNEQVLVIRKNEQEIPVVSETKKPVIRGVLIVAKGAENIHVKQMIQEAVTRVLDVPQHKVAILPKKSEGE; from the coding sequence GTGGAAAAGAAAAATCAAGACTTTCTAACATGGTTAAAAAACTTATTATCTCAGTCTTCAGTAAAAAAAGGAAAATACCCATATATGTTGGTCATTCTATCCATAGGCGTAGGGTTAATGCTATTTAGTACTTTATTTTTTGGGGATGATCGTGCAGATGCACCAGATGATGGGATATTGCCAGCTATGAAGCAAGAGGAAACAAATGACGAAACTGTGTTTGGACATACCGACGATGCCAACGCACCTACTACTATCTCTGATTATGAGGCGCACTTTGAAAATCAACTCAAAGATGCACTTGAAGCAATCATAGGGGTTAACGATGTTTCCGTAGTTGTTAACGTGGATGCTTCCGCACAAAAGGTGTTTCAAAGAAATACCACAACCACGGAACAAACAACCACTGAAACGGACACCAACGGAGGAAAACGGGATGTCACGGACACCTCTAAAAACGAACAAGTACTCGTAATCAGAAAAAATGAACAAGAAATCCCGGTTGTGTCAGAAACAAAGAAACCAGTCATCCGAGGAGTTCTGATAGTAGCAAAGGGCGCTGAAAATATACATGTAAAACAAATGATCCAGGAAGCAGTTACCAGAGTGCTAGATGTTCCTCAGCACAAGGTGGCTATCCTTCCGAAAAAATCCGAGGGGGAATAA
- the spoIIIAC gene encoding stage III sporulation protein AC yields MGIEVDVIFKIAGIGIVVAFLHTVLKQLGKEEYAHWVTLLGFIYILFMVASIVEDLFKKIKSVFLFQ; encoded by the coding sequence ATGGGCATTGAAGTGGATGTCATATTTAAAATTGCAGGAATAGGAATTGTCGTTGCCTTTTTGCATACTGTCCTTAAGCAGCTTGGAAAAGAAGAGTATGCACACTGGGTTACCTTGCTTGGCTTTATTTATATCTTATTTATGGTGGCTAGCATTGTAGAAGATCTCTTCAAAAAGATAAAATCGGTGTTTCTGTTCCAATGA